In Coffea arabica cultivar ET-39 chromosome 9e, Coffea Arabica ET-39 HiFi, whole genome shotgun sequence, the genomic window gatgaaGATAAAACAGCAGCGAGATTGCATTCATTCAAGTAGGCATTTTCTAACTTTGATATTTGGAAATGTGCATTCGTTCTTAGATCTGGTCATTCTTGTTAGGAAATTCAAGTATTTAGGATTTGCATCTTAGCTTTTGTGTTTATGCTTCAATGCAGTGGTAGTTGCAGGAATCAATCTCCTACTAGTTCCCAGATGAATAATGACAAGATGACATCACTCAAGTCAACAAGTTTTTCACCTAAGGTTTGCTTGATTAAATGCCTTGTTTTACTGATTGACATGTATCTGAAACTGAGTGCTGTCTATCCACGATTGAAACTTTATGCATTtggttttttctctttcttatttttctatGAAGTTGACTATtcttttgaataaaaataattttccacTTCAGGTTTTTAGCTTACTTATCCTGCAGATTGGAGCAAGTGAACATTAGCATTGTTAGATATGCGAGAAATATGTCCTGTTTCTATTACTCTACTGAGGCAAACTTTTTTAGATATGTTTTGCAAGTAAATTTTTGGAGTGTTGCTTAATTTGGTTGCAAAAGGAGTTTAATAGTTTAAAAGTATGACCATGTAGTACTCATTCAGAAGAACCTTCCGTCTTTTTATTTAGCAAGGATGGTGGTGTTTGAGTTGGACAGAAGCCATTGAAATAACGGGGAGTGATGAAGAGCACTTTTTAATGTTGAATGTAAAAAGCAATTATAGAAAATTAAATGAAGtatgccttgttaaaaaaaaaaaagcttcaacACAGTAAGGTTTTTCCCTGTAAGAAGGTGctggaagaagaagacaaattATTTAGATCTGATAAATTGTTTTGTCTAAGACTATAACAGGAATAGTATGAAGAAGAATTGGTGAGAGAGGAAGCACCTAGCTTTGAAGGATTGTTGCTTCATGCTTATATTCAGTTTTGGCCTAATTGTGCTACCCAAATAATTTCTATATGGTACTAAATAGTTTTcatgaaaaaaatggaaatgacAATATAAGCAATCAAAGGAAAACATGCTTAAGGTTATAATCAGATGTCTAGTTGTGGTACAGTGGATTTGTTTATATGTGAAAATGATATTAAGTATGCATATGCTTAGATTTGTGGATTTTACgtcattttgtttcttgttaaTGCTTTAACTTGCTCAAAGTGGATGATAGTTTGACTTACTCTGTAGGTGAAAGGCTGAAAACCATTTTAATGTTTAGGAGCATCTAAGCTAGTGCAACATGACTCCATTACACAAGTCTCATGAGAAGGTTAAAGTGATTTTTTGCTAGAACAGTATGAAGTCGTTGTCTGTGCTATATGTGGTTTGCACTCCCATATATACATGATGAAGAAGATAGCATTTATACtgttttatcatcattatttaTCATCATTAACAGATGATTTCTTTTATAATTGGGATTTGGTGTACAAAATAATGTTCTTTAACCACTTAATAGCTTGCAATAAGAAAATATATTTCTAAGGTAATAATACCAAATATTAGGTTTGAGTTTTAAATAAAGGTCTATACAAGTAAAACAGTAATATCGCAAGTTGTTAATTTAAAAGATTATTTTGGAACATTATTGGATTACATGCATAAAGTGATCTGATCTATTTAATTTTGCAGTCAATGAAGATTGTGCATATACAAATGTAAATGGATGGTGAATTTTGTAAATTTCATAGTTGGGAAGTTGTAATAGGTATTGTAGGTTTAACATGCAGACACTGTGCATATTAATCCTATTGTTTATTGCTTTTTAAAATGTTACACGGTTCTGATAGTTTAAATTCCTATAAATTAATTGCAGGTGAGATTATCCAATGCTCCTGAGCAAGTTCCAGTTCATTTTCCTGAAGTTATTCTCTGCCTTGAGGTTTACCATCGCAGCAGAGCATGGTCTAAGGTGAAGTACTGCCACATAGTATATCCAAAATGATGATGCTTTTATATTGACTCATTTAATCATAATGTCTTTAGCTGGATCAAATCATTCATCTCTGTTTGTTCGGTTTTTATTCCCTTTCACTAACAAATAAGTATACAATTGGTATATGAGATAGCAATCGGTTTATTTAAAAAACTTGTCCAACAGCTATCTATAGAGGTGGAGATGGATTCTACAAGCCcaaaaaagaaagtgaaaatgaACATTGCTGTATTGCATTCTCCACGAAGGGCTTTCAGTTCCCTCAAAGCtctgttttttcctctctctccatAGTAGTTTCAACCACCAATTGACATACATCTGTTCTGGCATAACCTTGTGCATTTGAAAAGATTAAATGCAGCTTAAAACCCTTATAACCCATTGTAACTGAGCACTGGATGGTTGTTATCTTCTACTGTCTTGTTGCGCATTAAACACCAAGTTAGGCAAATTCTTTTGCTCATACCTCAGATATTCAGCAGTTAGAGTTAATTAATTGGTAGCCTTTCATGCAGAGAAAGCAACTTGTGCCATATTACCATTATGTTGATCATTGATTTCTGTCCTAAGGAAAAAGTTATAACATTATGTTGATCATTGATTTGTCCTAAGGAAAAAGTTGTACCATTATGTTTGTATTGTGATTTGTAGCTTTCCTTGAGTTTATGCTGTTTAATGGCCAGTAGCCTCCaatatcttgaaaattttggctGTTTGTGATATAAACTGTAGCCTAGAGTTGATTTTTGTCATGAATAGAATTTTCACATGTGGTTTCAACTTTATTAAGGTGGTGCTATTCCGCTAGTACTTGTGCTGTTCAACAGATGAAACCTGAAGTAACATGTCCATTCTGATACTTGGTGAGGACTTGTAACTCCTATGTATGTGCATTCTGTAGTACAAATTTTAGGGTCTTCCTTTAGGTGTGTGTAACCAGCATTCTGCTGCTGGAAAGACTCATTAAATGATTGCATGGAAATCCTAATGTATTGGTGCAATTTGTTATTTAGTTAAGTGGTTTCAGGATTTTCATAATGCCTTGTGCTATCTTTAAGGGAGAGCTTCTAACTCTAGTGCCTCACATGTACAATTATCTTCTTAGTATGTAAAGTTTGGTCCTTAGAAATGCTGGGTTTCTCACCAATTGCTTCTTATTCATGTCTTGGTGAGACTACTCTTACAATAAAAACAAATTGAGGATAGCTGGACTAGACAATATGCGCACACAGCTTACAAGGACTATAGTGGTTGTAATATCTTGGatccttttctagtttatgagattttttgagtttgtatttattttaattttctcctAGAGTTGATCATCTTGTAATTTGACACTTGATTGCTCTGGAGGGAAATAATGCCTTGTCCTCGAGCTGAATGTTTTGAACATCTCTTCTTGAGGCTCTGAATTTTTATGAATTATGTTATTTAGTCTTAACTTTATATCCTTGAAAACTAGCAGCCCCCTCATGGGAGCTCTGccgtttattttattttttgtttgtttttctttctatcTTTAGTTTCCATTGTAAACTAAAAGTTGTGCTAGTTATGCCTAAGAAGTGCATTATTTTGCTTTCCATTGAGTAATTGACACACATTAACCTGGGAAATTGTCTCAAATCACCAAATGTAGTTTCTGGTTGCATGTGAAAATGGTCTGTCAAAagacatttaaatatattttgttATACTTAATCACACTTTGTTATTAAATCAATGTACTTGTTTAGAATTGCACTTTACTCTCACTTTCGTGGAATGTGGTTTTTTGGGAACTTCACCTGGATTTGGGTTTGATCTTTTTTGGCCttttctctgtctctctctctgtttttttttttctttttaggagGGGGTGGATACCAGAATCTGTTTGATTGATATTTGTCCCCAGTTTTACTTGCTGCTGAATTTAACTTATACTTTTGCAATAAATTCTGCAGACACAAGAATTTTTGGTTCTTGGGCGACAGTTTTTGACTGAAGTGAGGGACAAGATATATTGTTTAACTGATGAGATCATGAAAAAGGCTGGCCAGTATGATCCATCTGGATACTTCCTGGTAGAGGTAAGTGAGTGTAATGGCTTTCTTCATTGCTGAAACCTATGGCTGTTCTTCAATTTCTCACCCTAAGAGAGGTGTACTTTTAGTAGGATGTATTTTGCAATGATACGAGGGAACCTTCAGCAATAGATTACAGTAAGCCCATTTTTAAGTGGCTTGAACACTGTAGGAATGATGCACTTGAAAAATGGGAGTTCATTGTAGCTGGTGAACAACAGCAGCACCAGAAGCAAAAGGCATTTCTAGATAACAATGAAAAACTACAGTTACCACGATTCAAAGCTGTTCACATGCAAAAAACTCGCTTTTGTGACCTTGGATTTCGACTTGGCGCTGGATATCTCTATTGTCACCAGGTATACTTGTTTACAATCATTCTAGAAGTTATTCTTTTCTGTCCAGTTGTTACCTTATCAGAATTGTATGTTAAGGAAAGTTAGAAAACTGTTGGAACCCTTATTTTCTGCTGATTTTATGTTGCACTATTTCGTATTCATAATTTCATGCTGGTCAGAAAACTGGTCAGTATATCAtgaactttgttttttttttgagcaaacATTTACTTTTCATTGATCAGAAAATCAGCTTATACAAAGAGTCAGCAGGCTAATTACATCGACAAAAACACTATTAAACTATAAACAAAATTCAACCAAGACACTGATGTGGTAATCCCAGTTCCATGATAACTCCTAGTTGGCTTTAGTCCTAGGAAATTTTCCCCCAGCCAGCAATCCCAGCCCTTCCTGGACCCAAAATGGCATATTATGAACATCATATCTTCCTTCCTCTGTTTTCTGCCAGTTCACCTACTTTTATGATTTCTTTTTGAACTGTCCCACGTGTTCAATTGTTTAGCTGTGTCATGGACTAATTTTGCTCATCTTATTGTGCTCAAGGGGGATTGCAAACACCTAATTGTCATTAGAGACATGAGGTTGATCCACCCAGAGGATGTACAGAGCAGAGCCTCGTATCCACTGATAACCTTTCAATCTAAATTGCGTTTTAGAAAATGCTCGATTTGCAAGATTTATAAGGCGACCAAGGTTACAGTCGATGACAAATGGGCTCTGGAGAACCCTTGCTATTTCTGTGATCTTTGCTATTACATGCTTCACTATGCAAATGGCTCTCTGCTGTATAGTGACTTCTCTGTATATGATTATCTTCATGAATAGTCAAACAGATGATAGAGTTTGTGTGTTCAAACCGTATGCAGTGCGGCAGTTGAACTTCAAGAGCTTTAATTATATCTGTTGTTTTTGCCTGCATATGAAATGCATAAAGATATGGTAATGATTTTTTCTATTTCCTTATTGAGTATATTTGTGCTGGCAATTTATTTTATAAGTTATTAAATTGCTTTTGCAAGAAAACTATTTTGTACCAACCGTAGCAGCTATTCTGTAATGATGTGTATGGGTTTCCTTTATTTGAGAATCAAATGTGAAAGAATTGAAAGGTCCAACCGAAACTTATCTGTGTAATTGATGATACATGCCTATTGCTCGGAGCACATTGAGCTTAAGAGACCATCTAGCGAAATGATTGAATAAGATTCTTTCATTTTCACTTCTGagtacttcagattggccttcaGTAATAGTCTTTTGTAAATCATTGCCTGTCTATATACGTTACTTTCTTTTAGTTTAATGACCATGTACTGTAGTTAACGGCTATACGTATGACAACAAAGAGGGAGAAGTACAGTTCTGGCTCTCAAATTTCGGCCTGTGTGTCAAATTGATCCCTAATGCTTCATGAAAAACAAATCTAGCCTCCTATATTTTTTTATGTCAGGCAAATTTAGGATAACTAATGAAAAATTACAATAATTAAGGGTCAATTTAAATTGGCATTTGTCAAAAGTTTTGATAATGCATTTTTAGTTCCtaatttttgaagttttgatCAAAGTTTCAAGTAGTTATAATTACAGGTTTTAAGATAAAATGTAATGTGAATTGAATTGAATATATGACAATTGAGCTCCTGAATCCTTATAAAATTCTATGAAAACACTTTTTGGCAAAACATCATTTTTTAGCCTAAATTGCATCTctttgtcaaataaattacaattagATGATAAGTTGAGACTAACCACGCTAAAAGAATAAGTATATGAGAAATTGGTGGCatgaataagtaaaataacaaaACGAAGTTTAATAACAATTCCTATTACCAAATTAACACAATTTTAAGAGGTGTCCTAGCTCCATGAGTAAAGCTGCTTTACACAGAGGTCTACAGTTGTATAATGCTGGATCTAAGTGGTTGATCAAGAATGGAGAAGTTGTCAGATTTTCGTTGGAAAACTGGTTGGGGGTAGGTCCTATCTGAAGTTGAGTTCAGGGACCCTATTAGGTGTAGGGAAGAGGATATCATGTCTATGATCAAAGCTATTCCTAGACAGATGAGTAACCAAGACATGACTCTCTTATTCCGGGCACTTCTTGTGATGGTAAGTTTAATTCTAAAGGGGCCTACGATCTGGCAACTGACTGCAACTTTCTTTCCTCTCCTAATGATCCTAGCATTGCTTCGGTTTGGAAGATTAAAGCTGCCACCAAGATCAAACGTTTCTTCTAGTTGCGTAGCCAACAATAGAGACTAGCTTCTAGAGGCGTTGGGCAAAAGATCTATTGTTCAAACGGTTCTAGCGTTTTTGGTAGCGCTCCAGTTAAGAATGTAGAACATATTGTTAGAAGCTGTGCTATGCTAAAGCTATTAGCCTCTGGTCTTCTTTATCCTTTCCCATTACTGATTCTCGTGTCGCTCAGATGCTTTTTATCGACCGGTTTAAGTTTGGaggtaaaaaattttcagttgCAAATTCTTCTAAATTGTCTTCGAGCACTTTCTTTGGTTATGTCTGCTGGGATCTTTGGATTGACAGGAATAAAAGCTTTTTTGAACCTTTTGAAAGTCCAAATTTATTTAAATCACTCAGCCAAAACTTGTTCAAATGCAGAATGCCACTTCTTAGTTTTTCTTCTGTCCACTAGCCTCAGGTACAGAAACTCACAAGTTTTTGTCTGTAACCCTCTGCCATCAGGGTGATGGTTGCTAGAAACTCCAGActaaattttagggttaataaCACTGCGCCCCCCACCCCTCCCGGGGTGCCCCTTCGCCCGGGGGCTGTGCTGCAGAATATCCTTTGCTTCCGTTGTAAGCTGTTTGCAGCAGCCAAACTTGGAATCAATTTCTCAAGGTCATGCTTTCGTTTGGACCTTAAACGCAGCTAGTTGAACCATTACAACCATGAAGCAAATTGTCCCGAGACATGATTTCAGTGGAGAATATGAGGAGCAGATGTTATTACGCAAAACACAAGGCAGAAATGACAGCTAAAGTGTCAACATGAGAAATTTCAAGCAACCAAAGATCAAGAAGTTCCTGCTCCTGATTTAGAAGTTTGGtaaataataaaacatttttataGCTTTTGCTATGTATCCATGAAAGTCAGGAATTTACAGAGGGCAAGAAAGATCGCAGTCCATTCTGTTGTTCACTACAACATGTGTCATCAACAACCTTACAAGTCCACTCCTGGCCTAACTTAAAACAAAAAGTACAAAAAAGTGATATCATTTTTTAACTCCTATTTAGAAGTTGAGAAACTGCAGAAGCATCTTTTTATATCAACTATTAGAACTTGTACAATTGTTTAACTCCTATTAAGCACATAAAAAGCGATATCATTTGATTTAACAGGGATTTCCAATGTTCCAAAAGTTAAAAAAGTCATTATAACACCCAATGGATGTATGCACCGAAACCAAGCTCCAAGCATTTAGCTAATTCTTCAGACCGCTCATGTTAAATCTTTGCCGTTTCTCCTATTTGCTAAAGCATCCCTGGACATTGTCAAGTTAGTGAACCAAAACTGTTGTCTTTCTGACCCTATATTAACCCAGACATGTCAAAGGCTTGAACAATCCTGCTTTATGTAACTTTAGTGCAAGCTGACTTGCAATTCTCATGAGCCTGCAACTGGAACAGAAAAGAATAACTGCAGCGCCAGCCGGAGGCTTTTTAGGGTGAAATTGCCGAAGCAAGAGCTAATTTCTCATTTTCCAAACTGGAAACAGCTGCTAGTCCATCAAGCAACAGTATGGCAGTAAAAGAGAACAACACCCATATGAGTTTGTTACCCAGCTAGATGATCATAATGGCTCGTGCACCTTTTTTCTGTCTTCTTGACTAACTATATATATAGCGAGTTATTGGCTTAACTGAACCGGCAGCATTGGCAATCCTCGATGCTCCTCCTTGCCTCTTGCTAAAAAGTCCAATGTTTTCGTTTTGATGTTATCATGACACTTAGAATGCCTATTTCTTTCTCAAAGTCAACTTTCTCATTTGTTATAGAATATTTAAGGCCCTACTAACTCTTTAGGATACTAATAATGGAGCACATACTTTGCACGCGAAGATCATACTTTGAAGGAATAATTGTAATTGAGACCAAAAAAAGTAAtgtttaatatttatatttttttttttctgaacttGATTTGTGCTAACTACCACAAATGCACAAGCAATAAAGCATCCTTTATCCCAAGAGTACTTTTATTTTGTAACAGTATCAATGTTTTTGTCTTTGTAttaaatttggatgatttgaatGCCTATCTTTTATGTcatttgagttaaaatttttaactttttgaataatttgttgtTTCTCTTTAAGTCATTCTATGAACTTTTTTATTGGTTTTAGTgaactcttctttcttttttttttctttttgctaatGGTGAATCATAAAATGATCTATAGTGCTATTGTAATTATAATAGTATTTAAATATAATGATGTTCTAATTTAAATAGCTTAACTTGGATGAGAAATGTTTTGACTTAGTGAAACTTATTTGTATTTGTCATCAATGACATGTTTTATCATTATAGAGTTTATATGATTAAAAATTGTAAGCCGCTAAgattatttattatataataGTCAAACTAAACTTTGATATATTTTTATTCACCTTTGAAGTACCCTTTGAAATaggatgttttattttttatatatatatggtttAATTCACCAAAACTCAAAGGGATGTTTCACTTTCGTAACTATTATTATAACTGTCATTTATGTATATAATATTCAATAATTGTAGATTAATGTTGTCAATTGTTATAAGAATACCACTAATAAAGTtcattaaattaaaatttattttattttaaataaaaaaattccaaCATAAAATTCTTTGCCTACCCTTGTT contains:
- the LOC113709581 gene encoding snRNA-activating protein complex subunit-like — encoded protein: MSAAESLSIGDEQYISIPCGGPIYSPHMLGRLTRVSEFESSVFEQLQNLKAEIGWDSLEISDDEFCVNDLKIINEEVLVNRAFEEAFKDGQLIENVSQKSQEQSCQRLGGNDTLVSCDSSTGGPRNFEKTVSNDNVSQKRKRKRHVNRETVDLEEGYVAKVQELAKIKQKQDEDKTAARLHSFNGSCRNQSPTSSQMNNDKMTSLKSTSFSPKVRLSNAPEQVPVHFPEVILCLEVYHRSRAWSKTQEFLVLGRQFLTEVRDKIYCLTDEIMKKAGQYDPSGYFLVEDVFCNDTREPSAIDYSKPIFKWLEHCRNDALEKWEFIVAGEQQQHQKQKAFLDNNEKLQLPRFKAVHMQKTRFCDLGFRLGAGYLYCHQGDCKHLIVIRDMRLIHPEDVQSRASYPLITFQSKLRFRKCSICKIYKATKVTVDDKWALENPCYFCDLCYYMLHYANGSLLYSDFSVYDYLHE